In Triticum aestivum cultivar Chinese Spring chromosome 5B, IWGSC CS RefSeq v2.1, whole genome shotgun sequence, the following proteins share a genomic window:
- the LOC123112987 gene encoding protein ROLLING AND ERECT LEAF 2 → MGCGQSKLEEEKAVRHCRERSELLALAIRHRYTLADAHRAYADSLGRVGVALHDFVRGVQTLPPPPPEPTLHLPPGNRKGDGLPAASPANNPAIASSSNGQAPPPAAKQVRINPDDEHIHFHSDGDSDSEDGHIKFHSDDEAGPGQRRPEIVRSAGEPGQRPPRQQMGPPPYGSSAYGPPPSYGAPPGYGYGGYPPPPDYGGMGGPGGYDPGYGGMGGAGGNGPGYSSMGPPPPRSDGYDPPGYGGVGGYGQSFFNMNYARSQPPPPSVSHQHRPEATDATVQTFFNISYARGQPPPPSVSFKQRREASDATVQTFFNTSYARGQPPPPSAAYEQRPQASGARVHYYGDGGTQPPPRGYNGYASPPQSSYNQYAYGGYYGGAAAPPPADMPSSSREEVVPPPPPSPPSVSTWDFLNPFETYGSYYDQPTAAPAPYTPSRSSKDVREEEGIPDLEDEDMEVVKEAYGDDKHPLNGHTGKGKAAKEEGRSSTGDELPRDSKSSLPSSSGSSLDHDVHVVEKSVVGEQARQHVAGLPPTGSEKTYVDDNEVVLEIKAQFERASSSAGEVSKMLEVGKMPYYQKGSGFKVSAMMICGIPTMEEEFLRFEEDKAMGCGNLSSTLQKLYMWERKLLQEVKAEEEERLKYDRKRQDLQILDEKGAETEKIIATEKEIRKLSTRISIAIQVVNTISGKISKLRDDELWPQTCELIQGLMRMWDVMLECHQIQLHAISQAKNIDSMIDAARFGDDHMDLIKHLELQLLDWTTCFAGWVTAQKNYVSTLNDWLRKGVEYVPEETDDGVPPFSPGRLGAPPIFVICNNWAAGVARISEKEVVKAMQAFASNVLHLWEKHRSQQRQGMMANKGMDRDLRVMEKDEQKMRKALEAKNKKLVLVSDQTGVSLSAQVLQGAGPQAENSSLQSSLRNIFEAMETFTAASANTYKDLNLRAEEEKARVAGESGSSVP, encoded by the exons ATGGGGTGCGGCCAGTCCAAGCTGGAGGAGGAGAAGGCGGTGAGGCACTGCCGGGAGCGCTCCGAGCTGCTGGCCCTCGCCATCCGCCACCGCTACACGCTCGCCGACGCGCACCGCGCCTACGCCGACTCGCTCGGCAGGGTCGGCGTCGCGCTGCACGACTTCGTCCGCGGCGTCCAGacgctgcccccgccgccgcccgagcccacgCTCCACCTGCCCCCCGGCAACCGCAAGGGGGACGGcctgcccgccgcctcgcccgccaaCAACCCCGCAATCGCCTCCTCCTCCAACGGCcaggcgccgccgcccgccgccaagcAGGTCCGCATCAACCCCGACGACGAGCACATCCACTTCCACTCCGACGGGGACTCCGATTCCGAGGACGGCCACATCAAGTTCCACTCCGACGACGAGGCCGGCCCGGGCCAGCGCCGGCCCGAGATCGTTCGCTCCGCGGGGGAGCCGGGCCAGAGGCCGCCGCGGCAGCAGATGGGGCCGCCGCCGTATGGCTCCTCCGCGTACGGCCCGCCGCCGTCGTATGGTGCTCCTCCGGGGTACGGGTATGGTGGATATCCCCCTCCACCTGACTACGGCGGCATGGGAGGGCCCGGCGGCTATGACCCGGGCTATGGCGGCATGGGGGGCGCCGGAGGCAATGGACCGGGATACAGCAGCATGGGACCACCGCCACCTCGCAGTGATGGATATGACCCACCTGGCTACGGTGGCGTTGGTGGCTATGGCCAGAGCTTCTTCAACATGAACTATGCCCGCAGCCAGCCCCCACCGCCGTCCGTTTCACACCAGCACCGCCCAGAGGCCACAGACGCCACCGTCCAAACCTTCTTCAACATCAGCTATGCGCGTGGCCAGCCCCCGCCGCCGTCTGTATCGTTCAAGCAACGGCGGGAGGCCAGTGATGCTACCGTTCAGACCTTCTTCAATACCAGCTATGCTCGGGGACAGCCCCCTCCGCCATCCGCAGCGTACGAGCAACGCCCTCAGGCCAGTGGTGCCAGGGTCCACTATTATGGTGACGGCGGCACACAGCCACCCCCGCGCGGGTACAATGGGTATGCCTCCCCGCCGCAGAGTTCCTATAACCAGTATGCCTACGGTGGTTACTATGGCGGTGCTGCTGCTCCACCTCCAGCAGATATGCCATCCTCCTCCCGTGAGGAAGTCGTGCCACCGCCGCCTCCATCTCCGCCGAGTGTGTCTACTTGGGATTTCTTGAACCCATTTGAGACCTATGGGAGCTACTATGACCAGCCAACTGCTGCTCCAGCGCCATACACTCCCAGCAGGAGTTCCAAAGATGTGCGCGAGGAGGAGGGCATCCCCGATTTGGAGGATGAGGACATGGAGGTAGTCAAGGAAGCTTATGGTGATGACAAGCACCCGTTGAATGGGCACACTGGgaaagggaaggcggcaaaggaggAAGGTCGCAGCAGTACTGGGGATGAACTGCCCCGTGACTCCAAGTCGTCGCTGCCAAGTAGTAGTGGGAGCAGCTTGGATCATGATGTTCATGTAGTGGAGAAGAGTGTTGTCGGAGAACAGGCACGTCAACATGTTGCTGGCCTGCCGCCCACAGGTTCAGAGAAGACGTATGTTGATGACAATGAGGTGGTGCTCGAGATCAAGGCTCAGTTCGAGCGTGCCTCCAGTTCAGCTGGTGAGGTGTCCAAGATGCTTGAGGTCGGCAAGATGCCTTACTACCAGAAAGGTTCTGGTTTCAAAG TATCTGCCATGATGATTTGTGGGATACCGACAATGGAGGAGGAGTTCCTGCGGTTCGAAGAGGACAAGGCGATGGGATGTGGCAACCTTTCCTCGACGCTACAGAAACTATACATGTGGGAAAGGAAGCTTCTTCAGGAAGTTAAG GCTGAAGAGGAGGAAAGGCTTAAGTATGATAGGAAACGCCAAGACCTGCAAATATTAGATGAGAAAGGTGCAGAAACTGAAAAGATCATAGCTACTGAAAAGGAAATAAGGAAGTTATCAACAAGGATAAGCATAGCTATTCAGGTTGTGAACACCATCTCAGGCAAGATCAGTAAGCTAAGGGATGATGAGTTATGGCCACAAACATGTGAGCTCATTCAAGG GCTGATGCGGATGTGGGACGTTATGTTAGAATGCCATCAGATCCAGCTGCATGCCATATCCCAAGCTAAAAACATAGACTCCATGATAGATGCTGCAAGGTTTGGTGATGATCACATGGACTTGATCAAGCATCTAGAGCTTCAGCTATTGGACTGGACTACCTGTTTTGCCGGATGGGTTACCGCTCAAAAGAACTATGTTAGTACGTTAAATGACTGGCTGCGGAAAGGAGTTGAATATGTGCCCGAGGAAACGGATGACGGTGTCCCTCCATTTTCTCCTGGACGGTTAGGTGCACCGCCCATCTTTGTGATATGTAATAACTGGGCAGCCGGCGTGGCGAGGATATCTGAGAAGGAAGTCGTCAAGGCAATGCAAGCCTTTGCGTCCAACGTTCTCCACCTCTGGGAGAAGCACAGGTCACAGCAAAGGCAGGGTATGATGGCTAATAAAGGAATGGACAGGGACCTGAGGGTgatggaaaaggatgaacaaaaaaTGCGCAAGGCTCTGGAAGCAAAGAACAAGAAGCTTGTCCTGGTTTCTGATCAGACAGGCGTGTCCTTGTCCGCGCAGGTGTTACAAGGCGCAGGCCCCCAAGCCGAAAACAGCAGTCTGCAGTCGAGCCTGAGGAATATTTTTGAAGCGATGGAGACCTTCACTGCCGCCTCCGCAAATACTTATAAGGATCTCAACCTTCGCGCCGAGGAGGAGAAAGCTCGAGTCGCCGGAGAGAGTGGCAGTAGTGTTCCGTAG